A genomic window from Variovorax paradoxus includes:
- a CDS encoding DUF1653 domain-containing protein: MNDEDLPPLIETPLGRYRHYKGGEYEVLGTVRHSETLEPMTLYRALYGAHGLWVRPAAMFGETVEIDGALRRRFIPI, from the coding sequence TTGAACGACGAAGACCTCCCACCCCTGATCGAAACGCCCCTCGGCCGCTACCGCCATTACAAGGGCGGCGAATACGAAGTGCTCGGCACCGTGCGGCACAGCGAGACGCTGGAGCCGATGACGCTGTACCGCGCCCTGTATGGCGCCCACGGCCTCTGGGTCCGGCCAGCCGCCATGTTCGGCGAAACCGTCGAGATTGACGGCGCGCTCCGGCGAAGATTCATTCCGATCTAG
- a CDS encoding RsmB/NOP family class I SAM-dependent RNA methyltransferase yields MHPKALLEATADLVGLVLKFDHPADQVVSRFFRDHREFGPRERATLAETVYTVLRKKLLFDHLSPSGSGSKERRMAILGFHGPRDFLKSALNDTEKRWLDNCDAVKPDDLLERHRHNLPEWLVAPLKAQLGDGFWPLVEALQQPAPLDLRVNALTDKRAEVNAELAKAAIKSEATPFSPWGLRIDGKPALTKLDAFVRGAIEVQDEGSQLLALLLDAKRGEMVVDFCAGAGGKTLAIGATMRNTGRLYAFDTSAHRLDALKPRLARSKLSNVHPAAIAHERDDRIKRLAGKIDRVLVDAPCSGLGTLRRNPDLKWRQSLKSVEELTVKQTAILQSAARLVKSGGRLVYATCSVLPEENEAIAEAFSAANPDFMPVDVAELLQGLKIEGFEALCAGGEGAKRYLRLWPHRHSTDGFFAAVWNRK; encoded by the coding sequence ATGCACCCCAAAGCCCTGTTGGAGGCCACCGCCGATCTGGTCGGCCTTGTCCTGAAATTCGATCACCCGGCCGACCAGGTCGTTTCGCGGTTCTTCCGCGACCACCGCGAGTTCGGTCCGCGCGAGCGCGCGACGCTTGCAGAAACCGTCTACACCGTGCTTCGCAAGAAGCTGTTGTTCGACCACCTCTCGCCCTCGGGCAGTGGCTCGAAGGAGCGCCGCATGGCGATCCTGGGCTTTCACGGCCCGCGCGACTTTTTGAAGAGCGCACTCAACGACACCGAGAAGCGCTGGCTCGACAACTGCGACGCCGTGAAACCGGACGACTTGCTGGAGCGCCATCGCCACAACCTGCCCGAGTGGCTGGTGGCCCCGCTGAAGGCGCAACTGGGCGATGGTTTCTGGCCGCTGGTCGAAGCCCTGCAACAGCCTGCGCCGCTCGATCTGCGTGTCAACGCGCTGACCGACAAGCGCGCCGAAGTGAATGCTGAGCTTGCCAAGGCTGCTATCAAATCGGAAGCGACTCCGTTCTCGCCCTGGGGCTTGCGCATCGACGGTAAGCCGGCGCTGACCAAGCTGGATGCCTTTGTCCGTGGCGCCATCGAGGTGCAGGACGAGGGCTCGCAGCTGCTGGCGCTGCTGCTGGATGCCAAGCGCGGCGAGATGGTGGTCGATTTCTGTGCCGGCGCGGGCGGCAAGACGCTGGCCATTGGCGCGACGATGCGCAACACTGGCCGGCTGTATGCCTTCGACACGTCGGCGCACCGGCTCGACGCGCTCAAGCCGCGGCTGGCGCGCAGCAAGCTCTCGAACGTTCATCCGGCCGCCATCGCCCATGAGCGCGACGACCGCATCAAGCGGCTGGCGGGCAAGATCGACCGCGTGCTGGTCGACGCGCCCTGTTCGGGGTTGGGCACGCTGCGGCGCAATCCCGACCTGAAATGGCGCCAGTCGCTCAAATCGGTCGAGGAATTGACGGTCAAGCAGACCGCTATCCTGCAAAGCGCGGCGCGGCTCGTGAAATCGGGTGGTCGTCTGGTTTACGCCACTTGCAGCGTGCTGCCGGAGGAAAACGAGGCGATTGCGGAGGCTTTCAGCGCCGCCAATCCCGATTTCATGCCCGTGGATGTGGCGGAATTGCTGCAGGGCCTGAAAATCGAAGGTTTCGAGGCGCTTTGCGCCGGCGGGGAGGGCGCAAAGCGCTACCTGCGGCTGTGGCCGCACCGCCATTCGACCGACGGTTTCTTTGCCGCGGTGTGGAACCGCAAATAG
- a CDS encoding acyl-CoA dehydrogenase family protein, with the protein MDFNFSDDQEQLRDAVRKWVDKGYDFERRRGIEAKGGFSREAWDELAELGLGGLYISEDDGGLGMGPVAGMVVMEELGRGIVLEPFAQTLIAGAVLSGYAAADTKDSWLPRIAGGQAIVVLAYQERKARYRLDVCDAHAAKAGTGWSLNGAKSVVPVGDEADAYLVPAKVDGKIALFLVERSASGVEARGYGTQDGARAAEVVFDKADATLVTLDGLAALEYAVDVGIAATCAEAVGVMDKTVAVTIDYMNQRKQFGVTISTFQALRHRVADMKMQLELARSMSYYATLKLNAPADERRQALARAKYQLGTSMRYVAANSVQLHGGIGVTDEYIGSHYFRKLTQMEMTFGDTLHHLGEVSARMQDTAGVFA; encoded by the coding sequence ATGGATTTCAATTTTTCCGACGACCAGGAACAACTGCGCGACGCCGTTCGCAAGTGGGTCGACAAGGGCTATGACTTCGAGCGCCGCCGCGGCATCGAGGCCAAGGGTGGTTTCTCGCGCGAGGCCTGGGACGAACTGGCCGAACTCGGCCTGGGCGGCCTGTACATCAGCGAAGACGACGGCGGCCTGGGCATGGGCCCGGTGGCCGGCATGGTCGTGATGGAAGAGCTGGGCCGCGGCATCGTGCTGGAGCCCTTCGCGCAGACGCTGATCGCCGGCGCGGTGCTCAGCGGCTATGCCGCTGCCGACACCAAGGACAGCTGGCTGCCGCGCATCGCGGGCGGCCAGGCCATCGTGGTGCTGGCGTACCAGGAGCGCAAGGCACGCTACCGCCTCGACGTGTGCGACGCCCACGCAGCAAAGGCCGGCACCGGCTGGTCGTTGAACGGCGCCAAGAGCGTGGTGCCCGTCGGCGACGAAGCCGACGCTTATCTCGTGCCCGCCAAGGTCGACGGCAAGATCGCCCTCTTCCTGGTCGAGCGCAGCGCCAGCGGCGTCGAAGCCCGCGGCTACGGCACGCAGGACGGCGCACGTGCAGCCGAAGTGGTGTTCGACAAGGCCGACGCCACGCTGGTAACGCTCGACGGCCTGGCTGCGCTCGAGTACGCCGTGGACGTCGGCATTGCCGCCACCTGCGCCGAAGCGGTCGGCGTGATGGACAAGACCGTGGCCGTCACCATCGACTACATGAACCAGCGCAAGCAGTTCGGCGTGACCATCTCCACCTTCCAGGCGCTGCGCCACCGCGTCGCCGACATGAAGATGCAGCTCGAACTCGCGCGCTCGATGAGCTACTACGCGACGCTCAAGCTCAACGCCCCGGCCGACGAGCGCCGCCAGGCGCTGGCCCGCGCCAAGTACCAGTTGGGTACGTCGATGCGCTACGTCGCCGCCAACTCGGTGCAGCTGCATGGCGGCATCGGGGTGACCGACGAATACATCGGCAGCCACTACTTCCGCAAGCTCACGCAGATGGAAATGACCTTCGGCGACACGCTGCACCATCTGGGTGAAGTGTCGGCTCGCATGCAGGACACGGCTGGCGTCTTCGCCTGA
- a CDS encoding M48 family metallopeptidase, with product MDRADFVHLVRLSEHASADDSARYRRSVAAFAALGYLWVLGCLGLSVGLIVWVLSSIGEVRFNFTRGWLLLFAAGLLWATLRALWVRFDEPEGIELHREDAPALFEALDRIRSKIKGPPVHHVYLDDEFNASIRQVPRFGLFGGAVNSLSIGLPLLMMLDRRRLLSVLAHEYGHLRGNHGKLSAWIYRTRLSWLKLDANLQRNEGVMALFSQAFFRWYFPRFAAKTFALARQDEYEADRISGRLLGASVAAAALTEIAIKGNWYANEFWPWHWARAEHEPQPPGPFAALRKRVRTPPGDDFARQALREAMRRVSDLEDTHPVLRDRLEALGQKAVMPEWSMRPALELLADRKKWIEYFDSQWRRAHAADWKQHHAHRARIRERIAVLAARGERNTPDEMVEWADSERRLDPAAPVRLRYESALQIAPEHPGALRGLAQMLPASDREARLAVLERLHGSGAASRWWAARSAVASLEDPDAGPHDEEALKLWRGRLKEAEEAEERAWEEITGTPFFSQISRHDLNDYELGELRADLVRCLPASRAWLVRKNLREFPWRRAYIVFVELPGLDDEDRWNLCRQLEQTLTLPGAALVLWAGHSPKLEDIEREAFGAVWTRGA from the coding sequence ATGGATCGCGCTGATTTTGTTCACCTGGTTCGACTGAGCGAGCATGCCAGTGCGGACGACAGTGCGCGCTATCGACGCAGCGTCGCGGCCTTTGCCGCGCTCGGCTACCTGTGGGTGCTGGGCTGCCTCGGGCTCTCGGTAGGCCTCATCGTCTGGGTGCTTTCCTCGATCGGAGAGGTGCGATTCAACTTCACGCGGGGCTGGCTGCTGCTGTTCGCCGCGGGCCTGCTGTGGGCCACGCTGCGCGCGCTCTGGGTGCGCTTCGATGAGCCTGAGGGCATCGAGCTCCATCGGGAAGACGCGCCGGCACTCTTCGAGGCGCTGGACCGCATTCGCAGCAAGATCAAGGGGCCGCCGGTCCACCACGTCTACCTAGACGACGAATTCAACGCCAGCATCCGGCAGGTGCCGCGCTTCGGGCTGTTCGGCGGCGCGGTCAACTCGCTGAGCATTGGCCTGCCGCTTCTGATGATGCTCGACCGGCGGCGGCTGCTGTCGGTGCTGGCGCACGAGTACGGCCATCTGCGTGGCAACCACGGCAAGCTGAGCGCGTGGATCTACCGTACCCGGCTGTCGTGGCTCAAGCTCGACGCCAACCTGCAGCGCAACGAGGGCGTGATGGCGCTGTTCTCGCAGGCCTTCTTCCGCTGGTACTTCCCGCGCTTCGCAGCCAAGACTTTCGCGCTGGCTCGCCAGGACGAGTACGAAGCCGACCGCATCTCGGGCAGGCTGCTGGGCGCTTCCGTGGCGGCGGCCGCATTGACCGAAATCGCGATCAAGGGCAACTGGTACGCCAACGAATTCTGGCCCTGGCACTGGGCCCGCGCCGAGCACGAGCCGCAGCCGCCGGGCCCGTTCGCGGCCCTGCGCAAGCGCGTGCGCACACCGCCCGGCGACGACTTCGCGCGCCAGGCGTTGCGCGAGGCGATGCGCCGCGTCAGCGACCTGGAGGACACCCACCCGGTCTTGCGGGACCGCCTGGAGGCGCTCGGCCAGAAGGCGGTCATGCCCGAGTGGTCGATGCGCCCGGCACTCGAACTGCTGGCCGACCGCAAGAAGTGGATCGAGTATTTCGACAGCCAGTGGCGCCGCGCTCATGCTGCCGACTGGAAGCAGCACCATGCGCATCGGGCACGCATCCGAGAGCGCATCGCGGTGCTGGCTGCGCGCGGCGAGCGCAACACGCCGGACGAGATGGTCGAATGGGCCGACTCCGAGCGGCGGCTCGATCCGGCGGCTCCTGTGCGCTTGCGTTACGAGAGTGCCTTGCAGATCGCACCGGAGCATCCTGGCGCGCTGCGGGGACTGGCGCAGATGCTGCCCGCCAGCGATCGCGAGGCGCGTCTTGCCGTGCTCGAGCGCTTGCATGGTTCCGGCGCGGCCAGCCGGTGGTGGGCGGCCAGGAGCGCAGTGGCCTCGCTAGAAGATCCAGACGCGGGCCCGCACGACGAAGAGGCGCTGAAGCTGTGGCGCGGCCGCCTCAAGGAAGCGGAAGAGGCCGAGGAGCGCGCCTGGGAAGAGATCACCGGCACGCCGTTTTTCAGCCAGATCTCGCGGCACGACCTCAACGACTACGAACTGGGCGAACTGCGGGCTGACCTCGTGCGTTGCCTGCCCGCCTCGCGGGCCTGGCTGGTGCGCAAGAACTTGCGCGAATTCCCGTGGCGCCGTGCCTACATCGTGTTCGTCGAGCTGCCGGGGCTCGACGACGAAGACCGCTGGAACCTGTGCCGCCAGCTGGAGCAGACACTTACCCTGCCGGGGGCTGCGCTGGTGCTGTGGGCCGGCCATTCGCCCAAGCTGGAAGACATCGAGCGGGAAGCCTTCGGGGCGGTCTGGACGCGCGGCGCATAG
- a CDS encoding alpha/beta fold hydrolase gives MQSRRTLLLAMAVTGTAATVMLTACATSPTPSYTERPPIVFMHGNGDSAALWQTTIWRFESNGWPRDRLFTVDQPNPVARDDDAVAQPGRSSTGESAVFLKAEVDKVLKVTGASKVVLIGNSRGGNTIRNYVQNGGGAAVVSHVVLGGNPAHGIWAVKGFRENNEFSGLSGFMQQLNAPKGPNGEEVTPGVKWMTLRSDNNDKYAQPDGVWIGAPGKPTNIGFDGPALKGATNIVLPRVDHRETSFSPAVFAATWQFLTGQAPRSTDVAAEADVVLNGRAIGAENLSLNGAKVTVYAVDPATGARLGEAVFTKSVGADGRWGPFKARGDAAYEFVLATPSYGTTHIYRSPFPRSSSVVNLRPERVIPADNGASAVVVFTRPRGYFDAQRDTMRFDGKSPPAGVPPKGSGVSTSRLRIEGGGAPRAVSGEFNGERITGLTWPAASEHTTVLELTY, from the coding sequence ATGCAATCCCGCCGCACCCTTCTTCTTGCCATGGCCGTCACAGGGACAGCCGCCACCGTCATGCTGACCGCCTGCGCCACCTCCCCAACGCCTTCGTACACAGAGCGCCCGCCCATCGTGTTCATGCACGGCAACGGCGACTCGGCCGCGCTCTGGCAAACGACGATCTGGCGCTTCGAGTCGAACGGCTGGCCGCGCGACCGGCTCTTCACGGTCGACCAACCCAATCCGGTCGCGCGCGACGACGACGCCGTGGCCCAGCCCGGGCGCAGCTCGACCGGCGAGTCGGCGGTGTTCCTCAAGGCTGAAGTCGACAAGGTGCTGAAGGTGACGGGCGCCAGCAAGGTCGTGCTGATCGGCAACTCGCGTGGCGGCAACACCATCCGCAACTACGTGCAGAACGGCGGCGGCGCGGCAGTCGTGAGCCACGTTGTGCTGGGCGGCAATCCGGCGCACGGCATCTGGGCGGTGAAGGGCTTCCGCGAGAACAACGAGTTCTCGGGGCTGTCGGGCTTCATGCAGCAACTCAATGCGCCGAAGGGACCGAATGGCGAGGAAGTCACGCCGGGCGTTAAATGGATGACCCTGCGCTCCGACAACAACGACAAGTACGCACAGCCTGACGGCGTGTGGATCGGCGCGCCCGGCAAGCCGACCAACATCGGCTTCGACGGGCCAGCGCTCAAGGGTGCGACCAACATCGTGCTGCCGCGCGTCGACCACCGCGAGACTTCGTTCTCGCCCGCCGTGTTCGCTGCGACGTGGCAATTTTTGACGGGTCAGGCGCCGCGCAGCACGGATGTCGCGGCGGAGGCGGATGTGGTGCTCAACGGCCGTGCGATCGGCGCGGAAAACCTTTCGCTGAACGGTGCGAAGGTGACCGTATACGCCGTCGACCCAGCTACTGGCGCGCGACTCGGCGAAGCCGTCTTCACCAAGTCAGTCGGCGCCGATGGTCGCTGGGGCCCTTTCAAGGCGCGCGGCGACGCAGCCTACGAGTTCGTCCTGGCCACTCCCAGCTACGGCACCACGCACATCTACCGCAGCCCGTTCCCGCGCAGCAGCAGCGTCGTGAACCTGCGGCCGGAGCGCGTCATACCCGCCGACAACGGGGCCAGCGCCGTCGTCGTGTTCACGCGCCCGCGTGGCTACTTCGATGCGCAGCGCGACACCATGCGCTTCGACGGCAAGAGCCCGCCCGCCGGCGTGCCGCCGAAGGGGTCGGGCGTGTCGACATCGCGGCTGCGCATCGAGGGCGGCGGCGCCCCGCGCGCTGTGAGCGGTGAGTTCAACGGCGAGCGCATCACGGGCCTGACCTGGCCGGCCGCGAGCGAACACACGACCGTGCTCGAGCTGACCTATTGA
- a CDS encoding acyl-CoA dehydrogenase family protein, with protein sequence MDLSFTPEEQKFREEVRAWVKENLPKEISHKVHNALELTRDDLQGWAKILGKKGWLGYGWPTEFGGPGWTAVQRHLFEEETALAGAPRIVPFGPVMVAPVIMAFGNAEQQKRFLPGIASGEVWWSQGYSEPGSGSDLASVKTKAERKGDKYIVNGQKTWTTLGQYGDWMFNLVRTSNEGKPQTGISFLLLDMKSPGVTVRPIKLLDGGHEVNEVFFDNVEVPAENLIGEENKGWTYAKHLLSHERTNIADVNRAKRELERLKRLARSEGVYEDQRFRDEIAKLEVDIVALEMMVLRVLSAATSGKNSLDVAGLLKIRGSEIQQRYSELMMLAGGPYSLPLIREAMEAGWQGNFPGGNPALAPLTSTFFNMRKTTIYGGSNEVQRNIVAQTVLG encoded by the coding sequence ATGGATTTGAGCTTCACACCCGAAGAACAGAAGTTCCGCGAAGAGGTTCGCGCCTGGGTCAAAGAAAACCTCCCCAAGGAGATTTCGCACAAGGTGCACAACGCGCTCGAACTGACGCGCGACGATCTGCAAGGCTGGGCCAAGATCCTCGGCAAGAAGGGCTGGCTGGGCTACGGCTGGCCCACCGAGTTCGGCGGCCCGGGTTGGACCGCCGTGCAGCGCCACCTGTTCGAAGAAGAAACCGCCCTCGCCGGCGCACCGCGCATCGTCCCATTCGGCCCCGTGATGGTCGCGCCGGTGATCATGGCCTTCGGCAACGCCGAGCAGCAGAAGCGCTTCCTCCCCGGCATCGCCAGCGGTGAAGTCTGGTGGAGCCAGGGCTACAGCGAACCCGGTTCGGGCTCCGACCTCGCCTCGGTCAAGACCAAAGCCGAGCGCAAAGGCGACAAGTACATCGTCAACGGCCAGAAGACCTGGACCACGCTCGGCCAGTACGGCGACTGGATGTTCAACCTCGTGCGCACCAGCAACGAAGGCAAGCCCCAGACCGGCATCAGCTTCCTGCTGCTCGACATGAAGTCGCCCGGCGTCACCGTGCGCCCGATCAAACTGCTCGACGGCGGCCATGAAGTGAACGAGGTGTTCTTCGACAACGTCGAAGTGCCCGCCGAGAACCTGATCGGCGAAGAGAACAAGGGCTGGACCTACGCCAAGCACCTGCTCTCGCACGAACGCACCAACATCGCCGACGTGAACCGCGCCAAGCGCGAGCTCGAGCGCCTCAAGCGCCTCGCCAGGAGCGAAGGCGTCTACGAAGACCAGCGCTTCCGCGACGAGATCGCCAAGCTCGAAGTCGACATCGTCGCGCTCGAGATGATGGTGCTGCGCGTGCTGTCGGCAGCCACCTCGGGCAAGAACTCGCTCGACGTGGCCGGCCTGCTCAAGATCCGCGGCAGCGAGATCCAGCAGCGCTACAGCGAACTGATGATGCTGGCCGGCGGCCCGTACTCGCTGCCGCTGATCCGCGAGGCGATGGAGGCCGGCTGGCAAGGCAATTTCCCGGGCGGCAACCCGGCGCTCGCGCCGCTGACGTCGACCTTCTTCAACATGCGCAAGACCACCATCTACGGTGGCTCGAACGAAGTGCAACGCAACATCGTCGCGCAGACGGTTCTGGGCTGA
- a CDS encoding bifunctional riboflavin kinase/FAD synthetase: MQVFRGFRHPGVAPACALTIGNFDGVHRGHQAMLALLQTEARQRGLPSCVLTFEPHPRDYFAAITKKPDLAPARIGTLRDKLSELAACGVAQTIVLPFDGRLASRSPEEFIQNVLIDGLGARYVLVGDDFRFGAKRAGDYAMLDAAGDARGFDVARMNSYEVHGLRVSSSAVREALAEGRMADAQTLLGRPYTISGHVVHGRKLGRALGASAPGKDDGFRTLNLRFKHWKPAASGIFAVLVHGLADQPLPGVANLGVRPSLDANDVNAGRVLLETHCLEWPSHLGAEGAYGKIVRVELLHKLHDELRYTSLEALTAGIAKDGRDARAFFASTHAETHRQTTRDRI; this comes from the coding sequence ATGCAGGTTTTTCGCGGCTTCCGGCACCCGGGCGTAGCTCCTGCCTGCGCCCTCACCATTGGCAATTTCGACGGCGTGCACCGCGGCCACCAGGCCATGCTCGCGCTCTTGCAGACCGAGGCCCGCCAGCGCGGGCTGCCGAGTTGCGTGCTCACCTTCGAGCCCCACCCGCGCGACTATTTCGCCGCAATCACGAAGAAGCCCGACCTGGCGCCGGCGCGCATCGGCACGCTGCGAGACAAGCTCAGCGAGCTGGCTGCCTGCGGCGTGGCGCAGACCATCGTGCTGCCATTCGACGGCCGGCTGGCCTCCCGGTCACCCGAGGAATTCATCCAGAACGTGCTGATCGACGGCCTGGGCGCGCGCTACGTGCTGGTGGGCGACGACTTCCGCTTCGGCGCCAAGCGGGCCGGCGACTACGCCATGCTCGACGCGGCCGGCGATGCCCGTGGCTTCGACGTGGCGCGCATGAACAGCTACGAAGTGCACGGCCTGCGGGTTTCGAGTTCCGCCGTGCGCGAGGCGCTGGCCGAAGGCCGCATGGCCGACGCCCAGACACTGCTCGGGCGGCCGTACACCATCTCCGGCCATGTGGTCCATGGCCGCAAGCTGGGCCGGGCGCTGGGCGCTTCGGCGCCAGGCAAGGACGACGGCTTCCGCACCCTCAACCTGCGCTTCAAGCACTGGAAGCCGGCCGCCAGCGGCATCTTCGCAGTGCTGGTGCACGGCCTGGCTGACCAGCCGCTGCCGGGCGTGGCGAACCTCGGCGTGCGCCCCTCGCTGGACGCCAACGACGTCAACGCCGGGCGTGTTTTGCTGGAGACACATTGCCTGGAGTGGCCCTCCCATCTGGGCGCCGAAGGGGCCTACGGTAAAATCGTCCGCGTGGAACTTCTGCACAAACTGCACGACGAATTACGCTACACCAGCCTCGAGGCCCTTACTGCGGGCATCGCGAAGGATGGCCGCGACGCGCGCGCGTTCTTTGCATCGACCCACGCCGAAACCCACCGCCAGACCACGCGCGACCGAATTTAG
- a CDS encoding enoyl-CoA hydratase, whose product MTDTDTPFVLQARDERGVVTLTLNRPASFNALSEGMLGALEQALGEIAADETVRAVVIAAAGKAFCAGHDLKEMRAEPSLGYYQQLFERCGAMMLSIQKLPVPVIARVHGIATAAGCQLVAVCDLAVASSEARFAVSGVNVGLFCATPSVTLSRNLGRKEAFEMLVTGEFISAQEAREKGLVNRVAPPGELDAAVEALVASIVAKPRQALALGKALFYRQLETGIEAALADASQTMACNMMDESALEGVQAFIEKRPPDWKR is encoded by the coding sequence ATGACCGACACGGACACCCCCTTCGTCCTGCAAGCGCGCGACGAGCGCGGCGTGGTGACGCTGACGCTGAACCGGCCAGCCTCGTTCAACGCGCTCTCCGAAGGCATGCTGGGCGCGCTCGAACAGGCGCTCGGCGAGATCGCGGCCGACGAAACCGTGCGCGCCGTCGTCATCGCTGCGGCGGGCAAGGCCTTCTGCGCCGGCCACGACCTGAAGGAAATGCGCGCGGAACCTTCGCTTGGCTACTACCAGCAGCTGTTCGAACGCTGCGGCGCGATGATGCTGTCGATCCAGAAGCTCCCCGTGCCCGTGATTGCGCGCGTGCACGGCATCGCGACGGCGGCGGGCTGCCAGCTGGTCGCGGTCTGCGATCTGGCTGTGGCCTCGAGCGAGGCGCGCTTTGCGGTCAGCGGCGTGAACGTGGGGCTGTTCTGCGCCACGCCGAGCGTCACGCTCTCGCGCAATCTCGGCCGCAAGGAAGCCTTCGAGATGCTGGTGACGGGCGAATTCATCAGCGCACAGGAAGCGCGCGAAAAGGGGCTGGTCAACCGGGTGGCACCGCCCGGAGAACTCGACGCTGCGGTCGAGGCGCTGGTGGCCAGCATCGTCGCCAAGCCCCGCCAGGCGCTTGCACTGGGCAAGGCCCTGTTCTACCGCCAGCTCGAAACCGGCATCGAGGCCGCGCTGGCCGACGCCAGCCAGACCATGGCCTGCAACATGATGGACGAGAGCGCACTCGAAGGCGTTCAGGCCTTCATCGAGAAGCGCCCGCCCGACTGGAAGCGCTGA
- a CDS encoding I78 family peptidase inhibitor, producing the protein MKTKSLLLAVAGAALMAGCAAPAPAPAPAPAPPPEPVYQCNADGARFAVGQPLTPQLEAAARVRSGAGVVRVLKPGDAATMELNGGRLNLDVDARGRVTDVRCG; encoded by the coding sequence GTGAAAACCAAATCGTTGCTGTTGGCCGTTGCCGGCGCTGCCCTGATGGCGGGCTGTGCTGCTCCGGCGCCCGCGCCCGCCCCGGCACCTGCGCCGCCGCCTGAACCGGTCTACCAATGCAACGCAGATGGCGCCCGCTTTGCCGTAGGCCAGCCGCTGACGCCCCAGCTCGAAGCTGCTGCCCGCGTGCGCTCGGGCGCCGGAGTCGTGCGCGTGCTGAAGCCTGGCGATGCGGCCACGATGGAACTCAACGGCGGCCGGCTCAATCTCGATGTCGACGCCCGCGGCCGCGTGACGGACGTCCGCTGCGGTTGA
- the purN gene encoding phosphoribosylglycinamide formyltransferase, with amino-acid sequence MKNIVILISGGGSNMAAIVRAAERDRWAERFGARIAAVVSNKAEAGGLAIAKAHGIDTAVVPHKDFASREAFDEALAKVVDGYAPALVVLAGFMRILTPGFVGRYAGRLVNIHPSLLPAFPGLHTHQRAIEAGCKVAGVTVHQVTTELDHGPILAQAVVPVLPDDTAATLAGRVLAQEHLLYPRAIAGWLSDTLSHKP; translated from the coding sequence ATGAAGAACATCGTGATCCTGATCTCCGGCGGCGGCTCCAACATGGCGGCCATCGTGCGCGCCGCCGAGCGCGACCGCTGGGCCGAGCGTTTCGGCGCGCGCATTGCAGCGGTAGTGAGCAACAAGGCCGAGGCCGGCGGGCTGGCGATTGCCAAGGCCCACGGCATCGACACCGCGGTGGTCCCGCACAAGGACTTCGCTTCCCGCGAGGCCTTCGACGAGGCGCTGGCGAAGGTAGTCGACGGCTACGCGCCGGCGCTGGTGGTGCTGGCGGGGTTCATGCGCATCCTGACGCCGGGCTTCGTCGGCCGCTATGCCGGTCGGTTGGTGAACATCCATCCCTCGCTGCTGCCGGCGTTTCCGGGGCTCCACACGCATCAGCGCGCCATCGAGGCGGGCTGCAAGGTGGCGGGTGTGACGGTCCACCAGGTGACCACCGAACTCGACCACGGGCCGATCCTGGCGCAGGCCGTCGTGCCGGTGCTGCCCGATGACACCGCGGCCACCCTGGCCGGGCGGGTCCTGGCGCAGGAGCATCTGTTGTATCCGCGTGCCATCGCCGGATGGTTGTCAGATACATTGAGTCACAAACCTTAA
- a CDS encoding HNH endonuclease encodes MKVLKLSAQGLPQSWISLEQAVIHYAADEVRWEVGAQVAVFRGGHNAITGEQSQIAINSIIGTKGVPRINPFAQRPGLTNSKLFSRDRNICAYCGGHFHEDELTREHIIPFAQKGIDTWMNVVTACKPCNHRKSSRTPEQANMPLLYAPYVPSLWEDFILRNRRILADQMEFLMAHLPQSSRLHDT; translated from the coding sequence GTGAAGGTCTTGAAGCTGTCGGCCCAAGGGCTGCCCCAGTCATGGATTTCGCTGGAACAGGCGGTGATCCACTATGCGGCGGACGAAGTTCGCTGGGAAGTGGGCGCGCAGGTGGCGGTGTTCCGTGGCGGCCATAACGCGATCACGGGCGAGCAGTCGCAGATTGCGATCAACAGCATCATCGGCACCAAGGGCGTGCCGCGCATCAACCCCTTCGCGCAGCGGCCCGGGCTCACCAACAGCAAGCTTTTCTCGCGCGACCGCAACATCTGCGCGTACTGCGGCGGGCATTTCCACGAAGACGAGCTCACGCGCGAGCACATCATTCCGTTCGCCCAGAAGGGCATCGACACCTGGATGAACGTGGTCACGGCCTGCAAGCCGTGCAACCACCGCAAGAGCAGCCGCACGCCGGAGCAGGCGAACATGCCGCTGCTGTATGCGCCCTACGTGCCCAGCCTCTGGGAAGATTTCATTCTGCGAAACAGGCGCATCCTGGCCGACCAGATGGAATTCCTGATGGCGCATCTGCCGCAAAGCTCGCGGCTGCACGACACCTAG